The Pseudomonas azadiae genome contains a region encoding:
- a CDS encoding polysaccharide deacetylase family protein, which yields MRIALLLTACVLCLNAQAAPVDVASLDRGTWPEQLSSPALFDVASRAEILMFAHSLLASESQDDAALKQRLGLKIINRAATDDLRRRLWQRLLENYRFAQESCEVDASFCYLVESMDDLREQAGKFEVSQDSFYIAWAAPSRTFHERYLDELLRKAALFPQISSEVARFGEHERNGDEFNDRLFLLTFDGGPAPASGNTDWLADYLRKQKMNATFFALGSSLQTRVERSSVAEVQALYQGQCVGTQGWQYRSHSHWVDWQGSVTRSASLVQNLMPENYVPLFRPPYGQRRADSQGFFQAQGLQVALWDIDSQDEPGKLEADESAQRVLTLMLLWRKGVIVFHDTQGKAREALPMLLQATAQSGLGWQDCREAFR from the coding sequence GTGCGAATCGCGCTTTTACTGACAGCCTGCGTGCTCTGCCTGAACGCCCAGGCGGCGCCGGTGGATGTGGCCAGCCTCGACCGTGGCACCTGGCCCGAGCAGCTCAGCAGCCCGGCGCTGTTCGATGTGGCTTCGCGCGCGGAAATCCTGATGTTCGCCCACAGCCTGCTCGCAAGCGAGTCCCAGGATGACGCCGCGCTCAAACAGCGCCTGGGCTTGAAGATCATCAACCGGGCCGCCACCGACGACCTGCGCCGCCGGCTCTGGCAGCGCTTGCTGGAGAACTATAGGTTCGCCCAGGAAAGCTGTGAGGTCGACGCGTCGTTCTGCTATCTGGTCGAAAGCATGGACGACCTGCGCGAGCAGGCCGGCAAGTTCGAAGTGAGCCAAGACTCTTTCTATATAGCCTGGGCTGCCCCGAGCCGCACGTTTCATGAGCGCTATCTGGACGAGCTGCTGCGCAAGGCCGCGCTGTTCCCGCAGATCAGCAGCGAAGTCGCGCGTTTCGGCGAGCACGAGCGCAATGGCGACGAATTCAACGACCGTCTGTTCCTGCTGACGTTTGACGGCGGCCCTGCGCCGGCCAGCGGCAACACCGACTGGCTCGCCGATTACCTGCGCAAGCAGAAGATGAACGCCACGTTCTTTGCCCTCGGCAGCAGCCTGCAAACCCGTGTGGAACGTAGCTCCGTCGCCGAGGTGCAGGCGTTGTACCAAGGCCAGTGCGTGGGCACCCAGGGCTGGCAATATCGCTCCCACAGCCATTGGGTGGATTGGCAGGGCTCCGTCACCCGCAGCGCCTCCCTGGTGCAAAACCTGATGCCGGAAAACTATGTGCCGCTGTTCCGTCCACCCTATGGCCAGCGCCGCGCCGACAGCCAGGGTTTTTTCCAGGCCCAGGGCTTGCAGGTGGCGTTGTGGGACATCGATTCCCAGGACGAGCCGGGCAAGCTTGAGGCCGATGAGTCGGCGCAACGGGTGCTCACATTGATGCTGCTGTGGCGCAAGGGCGTGATCGTGTTTCACGACACCCAGGGCAAGGCGCGTGAGGCGTTGCCGATGTTGTTGCAGGCGACGGCGCAGAGTGGTTTGGGTTGGCAGGACTGCCGGGAGGCATTTCGCTGA
- the yaaA gene encoding peroxide stress protein YaaA, with translation MLMVISPAKTLDFESKPATARFTQPQYLDHSQQLIEQLRGLSPAQISELMHVSDKIGGLNAARFGSWTPAFTPANAKQALLAFKGDVYTGLNAETFSDADFTYAQDHLRMLSGLYGLLRPLDLMMPYRLEMGTKLANPRGKDLYAFWGTRISEWLNEALVEQGDNVLLNLASNEYFSAVKRTALNARVINTEFKDLKNGQYKIISFYAKKARGMMSRFVIQERINDPAKLKAFDAQGYRFDAQQSTPEKLVFLRDHAPE, from the coding sequence ATGCTGATGGTGATTTCCCCAGCCAAAACCCTCGACTTTGAGTCAAAGCCGGCCACTGCGCGCTTCACCCAGCCGCAGTACCTGGACCACTCCCAGCAATTGATCGAGCAACTGCGCGGACTCAGCCCGGCGCAGATCAGCGAGTTGATGCACGTCTCCGACAAGATCGGCGGCCTCAACGCCGCGCGCTTCGGCAGTTGGACCCCGGCGTTCACGCCGGCCAATGCCAAGCAGGCGCTGTTGGCGTTCAAAGGCGATGTGTACACCGGCTTGAATGCCGAGACCTTCAGCGATGCCGATTTCACTTACGCCCAGGATCACCTGCGCATGCTCTCGGGTTTGTACGGCCTGCTGCGCCCCCTGGACCTGATGATGCCGTACCGCCTTGAGATGGGCACCAAGCTCGCCAATCCGCGGGGCAAGGATTTGTATGCGTTCTGGGGCACGCGCATCAGCGAATGGTTGAACGAAGCGCTGGTTGAACAAGGTGACAACGTGCTGCTGAACCTGGCGTCCAACGAGTACTTTTCGGCGGTCAAGCGCACGGCTTTGAACGCGCGGGTCATCAATACCGAGTTCAAGGACCTCAAGAACGGCCAGTACAAAATCATCAGCTTCTACGCCAAAAAGGCGCGGGGCATGATGAGCCGCTTTGTCATCCAGGAGCGCATCAACGACCCAGCCAAGCTCAAGGCCTTTGATGCGCAGGGCTATCGCTTCGATGCGCAGCAGTCCACGCCGGAAAAATTGGTGTTTCTGCGCGATCACGCACCGGAATAA